In Flavobacterium endoglycinae, one DNA window encodes the following:
- a CDS encoding ABC transporter substrate-binding protein, with protein sequence MKQLTDQIGTIHSFETPPKRIISLVPSQTELLYDLGLEEKIIGITKFCVHPFHFKSTKKMVGGTKKIHFEKIKLLEPDIIICNKEENTIEIVEQLRTICPVWVTNIVSIEDNFQMITDFGQLFNCRTEAQKWNDKLSFALSDFKKYIQDIAVKKAAYFIWKNPYMVAGNDTYINELLKLNHFKNIYEDKGRYPEIELKKMRLEGDPDIVFLSSEPYPFKEEDAFEIGRFTHHAKTIFVDGEMFSWHGSRLLKAFQYFKLLHERLKN encoded by the coding sequence ATGAAACAATTAACCGACCAAATAGGAACGATTCATTCTTTTGAAACGCCTCCAAAACGTATTATTTCGCTTGTTCCTTCGCAAACTGAATTATTATATGATTTAGGTTTAGAAGAAAAAATCATCGGAATTACGAAGTTCTGTGTCCATCCGTTTCATTTCAAATCAACCAAAAAAATGGTGGGTGGTACGAAAAAAATCCACTTTGAAAAAATAAAGCTTCTAGAACCCGATATTATTATTTGTAATAAAGAAGAAAATACAATCGAAATTGTCGAACAATTGCGTACAATTTGTCCAGTGTGGGTAACGAATATAGTTTCTATTGAAGATAATTTCCAGATGATAACCGACTTCGGACAGTTATTCAACTGCAGAACCGAAGCGCAAAAGTGGAATGATAAATTATCTTTCGCCTTGAGCGATTTCAAAAAATACATTCAAGATATTGCTGTTAAAAAAGCCGCTTATTTTATTTGGAAGAATCCATATATGGTTGCCGGAAATGATACCTATATAAATGAGTTGCTAAAACTCAATCATTTTAAAAATATTTACGAAGATAAAGGCCGTTATCCTGAAATCGAATTAAAGAAGATGCGTCTCGAAGGTGATCCAGATATTGTATTTCTTTCTTCTGAACCGTATCCTTTTAAAGAAGAAGACGCTTTTGAAATAGGAAGATTCACCCATCATGCCAAAACCATTTTCGTAGATGGTGAAATGTTCTCTTGGCACGGCAGCCGACTTTTAAAAGCTTTCCAGTATTTTAAACTTCTACATGAGAGGCTTAAAAATTAG
- a CDS encoding cytochrome c oxidase assembly factor Coa1 family protein translates to MEDSNELIQRKNWWDRNWKWFVPTGCLSLIILFGLFIAGIFFGVTSMMKDSDAYKESIAAVKKNKIVTEKLGNPIETDGMISGSINVSGDKGECDLQIPIKGPKGKGTLFVVAHKRGKWNYEEMSVYVEKTEEEINLLQK, encoded by the coding sequence ATGGAAGATTCTAATGAGTTGATACAAAGAAAAAACTGGTGGGACAGAAACTGGAAATGGTTTGTTCCAACTGGATGTTTAAGCCTGATTATCCTTTTTGGATTATTTATTGCCGGAATTTTCTTTGGCGTTACTTCAATGATGAAAGATTCTGATGCTTACAAAGAATCTATAGCAGCCGTAAAAAAGAATAAAATTGTAACCGAAAAACTAGGAAATCCAATTGAAACCGACGGAATGATTTCTGGCAGCATAAACGTAAGCGGCGACAAAGGCGAATGCGATCTGCAGATTCCTATAAAAGGTCCAAAAGGAAAAGGAACTTTATTTGTGGTAGCTCATAAAAGAGGAAAATGGAATTACGAAGAAATGTCTGTTTACGTTGAAAAAACAGAAGAAGAAATTAATTTACTTCAAAAATAA
- the pyrF gene encoding orotidine-5'-phosphate decarboxylase, producing the protein MTTQQLHEQILQKKSFLCVGLDPDLTKIPQHLLETEDPIFEFNKAIIDATHDLTVGYKPNTAFFEAYGIKGWMSLQKTINYINENYPDIFTIADAKRGDIGNTSSMYAKAFFEDLNFDSVTVAPYMGKDSVEPFLAFENKHTIMLALTSNEGAFDFQTLNTNGQELYKQVLETSKTWKNSENLMYVVGATKAEYFTEIRKIVPDSFLLVPGIGAQGGSLSEVCKYGMNDKVGLLVNSARAIIYASKGTDFAEKAREEALKVQKEMEEIIDLKFQV; encoded by the coding sequence ATGACAACACAACAACTGCACGAACAAATTCTTCAAAAAAAATCATTTTTATGCGTAGGTTTAGATCCAGATCTTACTAAGATTCCACAGCATTTATTAGAAACCGAAGATCCAATTTTCGAATTTAATAAAGCCATCATCGACGCTACACACGATTTAACGGTTGGATATAAACCTAATACCGCTTTTTTTGAAGCATATGGAATAAAAGGCTGGATGTCGCTGCAAAAAACAATTAATTACATCAACGAGAATTATCCAGATATTTTTACGATTGCCGATGCCAAAAGAGGTGATATAGGAAACACTTCGAGTATGTATGCCAAAGCTTTTTTTGAAGATTTAAATTTTGATAGTGTAACAGTTGCTCCTTATATGGGGAAAGATTCGGTTGAACCTTTCTTGGCTTTCGAAAATAAACATACTATTATGCTGGCTCTAACATCAAATGAAGGAGCATTTGATTTTCAGACCTTAAATACAAACGGACAAGAGCTTTACAAACAAGTTTTAGAAACTTCTAAAACGTGGAAAAATAGCGAAAACTTAATGTACGTAGTCGGAGCTACTAAAGCCGAATATTTTACTGAAATCAGAAAAATTGTTCCAGACAGTTTCTTGTTGGTTCCAGGAATTGGCGCTCAAGGCGGAAGTTTGTCTGAAGTTTGCAAATACGGAATGAATGATAAAGTGGGACTTTTGGTAAACTCAGCAAGAGCAATTATCTATGCTTCAAAAGGAACTGATTTTGCTGAAAAGGCAAGGGAAGAAGCTCTCAAAGTACAAAAAGAAATGGAAGAGATTATTGATTTGAAGTTTCAGGTTTAA
- a CDS encoding Dps family protein, translating to MTPNIGISAANLKKSTTILATILSNEMTLYVKTRKFHWNISGNSFMELHKLFEDQYRILEANIDEVAERISQLGEKTIGTMKEFIENSTLKESPKEYASQKHMLEELLENHEQLVTEFRDYIPIFENETKDAGSADFVTGLLQEHEKMAWILRRYQV from the coding sequence ATGACTCCAAATATCGGAATATCGGCTGCGAACCTTAAAAAAAGCACAACCATATTAGCTACTATTTTATCGAACGAAATGACTCTTTATGTAAAAACAAGAAAATTTCACTGGAATATTTCAGGAAATAGCTTCATGGAATTGCATAAACTATTCGAAGATCAATATAGAATTCTAGAAGCTAATATTGATGAAGTAGCCGAAAGAATCAGCCAGCTTGGCGAAAAAACGATTGGAACCATGAAAGAGTTTATCGAAAACTCAACACTAAAAGAATCTCCAAAAGAATATGCTTCACAAAAACATATGCTGGAAGAACTTTTAGAAAATCACGAACAGCTGGTTACTGAATTTAGAGATTACATTCCGATTTTTGAAAATGAAACCAAAGACGCAGGTTCTGCTGATTTTGTAACCGGATTGCTGCAGGAGCATGAAAAAATGGCTTGGATTCTGCGCCGTTATCAGGTTTAA
- a CDS encoding L,D-transpeptidase family protein, with the protein MRTFYSFTVILGLSFFVSSFATIENDNLKYKKTSNTISFKNSDNDDVKENISNDFFKRYSDLKKYKSEVMSLYKNRTLGTIWYDEDEINEFGSILYQKAKKTNDLVIPYQKEIDQLFDSSSDANFSRTDADMLLSSLYVVYTKKNNADKKKIAYDAMLKDFLNYSTIEEATAKVEDDGNLYDQYYKLQDVLKKYKKLERSSKWKPIVTEVPYKELRPDAVSSTIAQVRTRLYLLGDLKQDSKSDFYDRELMDAVMKYKVRNGFKPNYILAEEHIKEMNIPVSDKVKTLMLNMERIRAISPQLVNNDEFVMVNVPSYELIYVKNGKVVLTSSVFVGSPLTKTTIFNGEIDRIVFSPYWTVPQSIVDNELKLKIAADKNYLAEHNMEVVNGQVRQKPGPGNSLGLVKFMFPNPDDIYMHDTPSKTLFDFEKRTFSHGCINVKMAKELAAAMLQDYPEWTQEKIDKAMAGKVENSFKLSKKVPIYICYFTSLVNENGEVGFFPDVYEKDAELNPEKTLTAN; encoded by the coding sequence ATGAGAACATTTTATTCATTCACCGTAATTTTAGGTTTGAGTTTTTTTGTATCTTCTTTTGCAACAATTGAAAATGACAATTTAAAATATAAAAAAACATCAAACACCATTTCTTTTAAAAATTCAGATAATGATGACGTAAAAGAAAACATTTCAAATGACTTCTTTAAGAGGTATTCTGATTTAAAAAAGTATAAATCTGAAGTAATGTCATTATATAAAAACAGAACTCTTGGAACCATTTGGTATGATGAAGATGAGATCAACGAGTTTGGAAGTATTTTATACCAAAAAGCAAAGAAAACAAATGATTTGGTTATTCCATATCAAAAAGAAATAGATCAGTTATTTGATTCTTCATCAGATGCCAATTTTTCCAGAACAGATGCTGATATGTTATTAAGTTCTTTATATGTAGTGTACACCAAAAAAAATAATGCTGACAAGAAAAAAATAGCTTATGATGCTATGCTTAAAGATTTTCTGAACTACAGTACAATCGAAGAAGCAACAGCTAAAGTGGAAGACGACGGAAATTTATACGACCAATATTATAAACTTCAGGATGTTTTAAAAAAATATAAAAAACTTGAAAGATCAAGCAAATGGAAACCTATCGTAACCGAAGTGCCTTATAAAGAGTTACGTCCAGATGCTGTTTCGAGCACTATTGCACAAGTTAGAACTCGCTTATATTTATTAGGCGATTTAAAACAAGATTCTAAAAGTGATTTTTATGATCGTGAATTGATGGATGCTGTTATGAAATATAAAGTTCGTAATGGTTTTAAACCCAACTACATTCTGGCCGAAGAACACATTAAAGAAATGAATATTCCAGTTTCAGACAAGGTAAAAACATTGATGCTGAACATGGAAAGAATCAGAGCTATATCTCCTCAATTGGTTAATAATGATGAGTTTGTAATGGTAAACGTGCCTTCTTATGAATTGATTTATGTAAAAAATGGAAAAGTCGTTTTAACATCAAGTGTATTCGTAGGATCGCCTTTAACTAAAACCACTATTTTTAACGGAGAAATTGACAGAATTGTTTTTAGTCCATATTGGACAGTACCTCAAAGTATTGTTGACAATGAGTTGAAATTGAAAATCGCAGCCGATAAAAATTATCTAGCCGAACATAACATGGAAGTCGTGAACGGTCAGGTAAGACAAAAACCAGGACCTGGAAATTCATTAGGATTGGTAAAATTCATGTTCCCAAACCCAGATGATATTTATATGCACGATACACCGTCTAAAACCTTATTCGATTTCGAAAAAAGAACATTCAGCCATGGTTGTATTAATGTGAAAATGGCAAAAGAATTAGCCGCAGCGATGTTGCAAGATTATCCTGAATGGACTCAGGAAAAAATCGACAAAGCAATGGCAGGAAAAGTAGAAAACAGTTTTAAACTTTCTAAAAAAGTGCCAATTTACATCTGTTATTTTACTTCATTGGTTAATGAAAACGGAGAAGTAGGTTTCTTTCCGGATGTCTATGAAAAAGACGCTGAATTAAATCCAGAAAAAACTCTTACTGCAAATTAA
- the purU gene encoding formyltetrahydrofolate deformylase translates to MQKITILIHCKDQKGIIAAVTAFIARVEGNIIYIDQHVDVEQNVFFMRLECEFTNHRNTIDDIKAEFEKTLAVDFNMSWDLYNQEQKPKMALFVSKYDHCLFDILGRYSADELNVEIPVIISNHNDLRGIAERFDIPFHCVPFTKDNKEEGEAKQIELLRKYDINFIVLARYMQIITPKLIELYENRIINIHHSFLPAFPGAKPYHSAFKRGVKIIGATSHYVTEELDEGPIIEQDIARVSHIHSVEDFIMKGRDLERIVLARAIKLHSERKTMVYSNKTVVFS, encoded by the coding sequence ATGCAAAAAATAACCATTCTGATTCACTGTAAAGACCAAAAAGGTATTATTGCCGCAGTGACTGCTTTTATTGCCAGAGTAGAAGGAAATATTATTTATATCGATCAGCATGTTGATGTCGAGCAGAATGTCTTTTTTATGCGATTGGAATGTGAATTTACCAATCACAGAAATACAATCGATGATATAAAAGCTGAATTTGAAAAAACACTTGCTGTGGATTTCAATATGTCATGGGATTTGTACAATCAAGAACAAAAACCCAAAATGGCATTGTTTGTTTCTAAATACGACCACTGTTTATTTGATATTTTAGGCCGATACAGCGCCGACGAATTAAATGTTGAAATTCCAGTGATCATAAGCAATCACAATGATTTAAGAGGAATTGCCGAACGCTTTGATATTCCGTTTCACTGTGTTCCTTTTACAAAAGACAATAAAGAGGAAGGTGAAGCCAAACAAATTGAATTATTACGAAAATACGATATCAATTTTATTGTTTTAGCCCGCTACATGCAAATTATAACACCAAAGTTGATTGAACTTTACGAAAATAGAATTATAAATATCCACCATTCGTTTTTGCCAGCTTTTCCGGGCGCAAAACCTTATCATTCGGCTTTTAAACGCGGCGTGAAAATTATTGGTGCAACAAGCCATTACGTAACCGAAGAATTAGACGAAGGTCCAATTATTGAACAGGATATTGCCAGAGTTTCACATATTCATTCTGTTGAAGATTTTATCATGAAAGGACGTGATTTAGAGCGAATAGTTTTGGCAAGAGCAATTAAATTACATTCCGAAAGAAAAACAATGGTGTATAGTAATAAGACAGTTGTTTTTTCTTAG
- a CDS encoding CsbD family protein: MNTTEIKGNWNELKGKLKQKYAELTDDDLMFAEGKEDEMYGRLQQKLGKTKEEFHQILSEL; the protein is encoded by the coding sequence ATGAATACCACAGAAATAAAAGGAAACTGGAATGAGTTGAAAGGCAAACTAAAGCAGAAATATGCTGAGCTGACAGACGATGATTTGATGTTTGCTGAAGGAAAAGAAGACGAAATGTACGGAAGACTTCAGCAGAAACTGGGAAAAACAAAAGAGGAATTTCATCAAATCCTGTCAGAATTGTAA
- a CDS encoding DUF4197 domain-containing protein, with protein MKKILLLAVAFSLTSCAQVQQTLNQFPQISSQVPGVGGVDIASGLREALNKGITQQVSKLTAVDGFYKNEAVKILMPEELQKVDATLRKVGLSSLADEGIKMLNRAAEDAVKEATPIFVSAVKNMSFTDAKNILLGNDSAATTYLQGTTTTALYSKFNPVIKSSFEKVGADAVWTKIINKYNTIPLVKKVNPDLTDYTTNQALSGVFKMIAVEEKEIRNNISARTTPLLKSVFALQDGK; from the coding sequence ATGAAAAAGATTTTATTATTAGCCGTTGCATTTTCACTTACCTCTTGTGCACAGGTACAACAAACTCTAAATCAATTCCCTCAAATATCTTCTCAGGTTCCTGGAGTTGGAGGCGTAGACATTGCTTCTGGATTAAGAGAAGCACTTAACAAAGGAATTACACAGCAAGTGAGTAAATTAACCGCAGTAGATGGCTTTTATAAAAATGAAGCTGTAAAAATTCTAATGCCAGAAGAACTGCAAAAAGTAGACGCCACTTTAAGAAAAGTCGGGTTGAGTTCTCTTGCCGATGAAGGTATTAAAATGCTAAACCGCGCTGCCGAAGATGCCGTAAAAGAAGCTACTCCGATTTTCGTTTCGGCTGTAAAAAATATGTCATTTACAGATGCAAAAAATATCCTTTTAGGAAATGACAGCGCTGCAACTACGTACTTACAAGGAACTACAACTACAGCTTTATATTCAAAATTCAATCCTGTAATTAAAAGCTCTTTTGAAAAAGTAGGTGCCGATGCCGTGTGGACAAAAATCATCAATAAATACAACACCATACCATTGGTAAAAAAGGTAAATCCAGATTTAACAGATTATACAACCAATCAGGCTTTATCAGGTGTTTTTAAAATGATTGCTGTAGAAGAAAAAGAAATCCGTAACAATATCAGCGCCAGAACAACTCCTTTATTGAAAAGTGTTTTTGCCCTGCAAGACGGAAAATAG
- a CDS encoding helix-turn-helix domain-containing protein, whose protein sequence is MKLFIKFDINTICSLYLKQNLDQQGINFTSLGFGEIEIDDNLDADALEALKNNLSPCGFEVVENQKSVLVQKIKDAIIELVFMEDSNNYKSSVFLAEKLNHSYGYLSNVFSEVTYSSIENFIILQKIERAKQLIIINEMSLTEIAFLLNYSSVAHLSTQFKNTTGITPSAFQRIIKKRRENLK, encoded by the coding sequence ATGAAGCTATTTATAAAGTTCGACATAAATACCATTTGTTCGCTTTATCTCAAACAAAACCTCGATCAGCAAGGCATTAATTTTACCAGTCTGGGTTTTGGGGAGATTGAGATTGACGACAATCTGGATGCAGATGCACTCGAAGCTTTAAAAAATAATTTAAGTCCGTGCGGATTTGAAGTAGTTGAAAATCAGAAAAGCGTCTTAGTTCAAAAAATAAAAGATGCTATAATCGAATTGGTTTTTATGGAAGACAGCAACAATTATAAAAGTTCTGTTTTTCTAGCCGAAAAACTCAACCATAGTTATGGCTATTTATCTAATGTTTTTTCTGAAGTAACGTATTCTTCTATTGAAAACTTTATTATCTTACAGAAAATTGAAAGAGCAAAACAATTAATTATTATCAATGAAATGAGCTTAACCGAAATTGCTTTCTTGCTAAACTACTCAAGTGTAGCGCATTTAAGCACGCAGTTTAAGAATACGACTGGTATTACGCCGTCGGCATTTCAGCGAATAATTAAAAAACGAAGAGAAAATTTAAAATAA
- a CDS encoding methylmalonyl-CoA mutase family protein: MEQQIPYIPKNKVRIVTAASLFDGHDAAINIMRRIIQSTGVEVIHLGHDRSVEEVVNTAIQEDANAIAMTSYQGGHNEYFKYMYDLLREKGAGHIKIFGGGGGVILPSEIEELHEYGITRIYSPDDGRSLGLQGMINDLVQRADFPIGDQLNGEIDHIENKVPTAIARLISAAENFPEIAKPVFDKIHDSNTTSKIPVLGITGTGGAGKSSLVDELVRRFLIDFPEKTIGLVSVDPSKRKTGGALLGDRIRMNAINNPRVYMRSLATRQSNLALSKYVAEAIQVLKAAKYDLIILETSGIGQSDTEIMDHSDVSLYVMTPEFGAATQLEKIDMLDFADLVALNKFDKRGALDALRDVKKQYQRNHNLWDKNPDEMPVFGTIASQFNDPGMNTLYKAIMDKVAEKTDSDLKSTFEITKEMSEKIFVIPPGRTRYLSEIAENNRNYDETAIAQQKVAQKLYGIFKTIESVSGKIPQITKAGIDDNSVIQSGVEGLDENRIFLNLLLNQFDKVKMDLDPYNWEIILNWADKVAKYKNPVYSFKVRDKEIKIATHSESLSHLQIPKIALPKYEGWGDILRWNLQENVPGEFPFASGLYPFKREGEDPSRMFAGEGGPERTNKRFHYVSAGMPAKRLSTAFDSVTLYGNDPDLRPDIYGKIGNAGVSICCLDDAKKLYSGFDLVHALTSVSMTINGPAPMLLGFFMNAAIDQQCEIYIKEKDLEKEVEAKINKLYKEKGIERPKYQGELPAGNNGLGLMLLGVTGDQVLPLEVYNEIKVKTLAQVRGTVQADILKEDQAQNTCIFSTEFALRLMGDVQEYFITKNVRNFYSVSISGYHIAEAGANPITQLAFTLSNGFTYVEYYLSRGMNINDFGPNLSFFFSNGVDPEYSVIGRVARKIWAKAMKLKYGANERAQMLKYHIQTSGRSLHAQEIDFNDIRTTLQALYAIYDNCNSLHTNAYDEAITTPTEESVRRAMAIQLIINKELGLAKNENPIQGSFIIEELTDLVEEAVLQEFDRITERGGVLGAMETMYQRSKIQEESLYYETLKHNGDFPIVGVNTFLSSKGSPTVIPAEVIRATEEEKQYQITMLDNLHNFHEAKVNEHLSQLQEAAIKNENLFDYLMEATKVCSLGQITSALFEVGGQYRRNM, from the coding sequence ATGGAACAACAAATACCATATATTCCTAAAAATAAAGTAAGAATTGTTACTGCTGCTTCGCTTTTTGACGGACATGACGCTGCCATCAATATTATGCGTCGTATCATACAATCTACGGGCGTTGAAGTGATTCACTTAGGCCACGACAGAAGTGTTGAAGAAGTAGTAAATACCGCCATTCAAGAAGATGCCAATGCAATTGCCATGACTTCTTACCAAGGCGGACACAACGAATACTTTAAATATATGTATGATTTGCTTCGCGAAAAAGGAGCAGGACACATTAAAATCTTCGGAGGCGGCGGCGGCGTTATTCTGCCAAGCGAAATCGAAGAATTACATGAATATGGTATCACCAGAATTTATTCTCCAGATGACGGCCGTTCTTTAGGACTTCAAGGAATGATTAATGATTTGGTGCAGCGTGCCGATTTCCCTATTGGAGATCAATTAAACGGAGAAATCGATCATATCGAAAATAAAGTTCCAACGGCAATTGCTCGTTTGATTTCGGCAGCAGAAAACTTTCCAGAAATTGCAAAACCAGTTTTTGATAAAATTCACGATAGCAACACTACTTCTAAAATTCCAGTTTTAGGAATTACAGGAACGGGCGGTGCCGGAAAATCTTCTTTGGTAGACGAATTGGTTCGTCGCTTTTTAATTGACTTTCCAGAAAAAACAATTGGATTGGTTTCTGTCGATCCTTCGAAAAGAAAAACAGGAGGTGCACTTTTAGGAGACAGAATCCGTATGAATGCGATTAACAATCCTCGAGTATATATGCGTTCGCTGGCGACACGTCAGTCGAATTTGGCTTTATCTAAATATGTAGCCGAAGCGATTCAGGTTTTGAAAGCCGCAAAATACGATTTGATTATTTTGGAAACTTCCGGAATCGGACAGTCTGATACCGAAATTATGGATCATTCAGACGTTTCTTTATATGTAATGACACCAGAATTTGGAGCGGCAACGCAATTGGAGAAAATCGACATGCTTGATTTTGCTGATTTAGTGGCTTTAAACAAATTTGATAAACGCGGGGCTTTAGATGCTTTACGCGATGTAAAAAAACAATACCAGCGCAACCACAATCTTTGGGATAAAAATCCAGATGAAATGCCAGTTTTCGGAACCATTGCTTCGCAGTTCAACGATCCGGGAATGAACACGCTTTATAAAGCGATCATGGATAAAGTAGCCGAAAAAACCGATTCTGACTTGAAATCGACTTTTGAGATTACTAAAGAAATGAGCGAAAAGATATTCGTAATTCCGCCGGGAAGAACACGTTATTTATCTGAAATTGCTGAGAATAATAGAAATTATGATGAGACTGCAATTGCACAGCAAAAAGTAGCTCAGAAATTATACGGAATCTTTAAAACGATAGAATCGGTTTCTGGAAAAATTCCGCAGATTACAAAAGCAGGAATCGATGACAATAGTGTCATCCAGAGCGGAGTCGAAGGACTTGACGAAAACAGAATCTTTTTAAATCTTTTACTAAATCAATTTGATAAAGTAAAAATGGATTTAGATCCGTACAATTGGGAAATTATTCTGAATTGGGCTGATAAAGTAGCGAAATATAAAAATCCAGTTTACAGCTTTAAGGTTCGTGATAAAGAGATTAAAATCGCGACACATTCTGAAAGTTTATCTCATTTGCAAATTCCGAAAATTGCTTTGCCTAAATATGAAGGTTGGGGCGATATTCTGCGTTGGAATTTACAGGAAAATGTTCCTGGAGAATTTCCTTTCGCGTCTGGATTGTATCCGTTTAAACGTGAAGGCGAAGACCCGTCGAGAATGTTTGCGGGCGAGGGAGGACCAGAGAGAACCAACAAACGTTTTCACTATGTAAGTGCGGGAATGCCTGCAAAACGACTTTCTACAGCTTTTGACAGTGTGACTTTGTACGGAAACGATCCAGATTTACGTCCGGATATTTACGGGAAAATCGGAAATGCGGGAGTTTCAATCTGTTGTTTAGATGATGCTAAAAAACTATATTCAGGTTTCGATTTGGTTCATGCGTTGACTTCGGTAAGTATGACGATCAACGGACCTGCGCCAATGCTTTTAGGTTTTTTTATGAATGCCGCAATCGATCAGCAATGTGAGATTTACATTAAAGAAAAGGATTTAGAAAAAGAAGTTGAAGCGAAAATCAACAAATTATATAAAGAAAAAGGAATCGAAAGACCGAAGTACCAAGGTGAACTTCCAGCAGGAAACAACGGTTTGGGATTAATGCTATTGGGCGTTACGGGAGATCAGGTTTTACCTTTGGAGGTTTATAACGAAATAAAAGTAAAAACCTTAGCTCAAGTTCGTGGAACGGTTCAGGCCGATATTTTAAAAGAAGATCAAGCACAAAATACTTGTATTTTCTCAACTGAATTTGCGTTGCGATTAATGGGAGACGTTCAGGAATATTTTATTACCAAAAACGTTCGTAATTTCTATTCGGTTTCGATTTCAGGATATCATATTGCCGAGGCGGGAGCCAATCCAATTACGCAATTGGCATTTACGCTTTCAAATGGTTTCACTTACGTGGAATATTATTTGAGCCGAGGAATGAATATCAACGATTTTGGACCAAACTTATCGTTCTTCTTCTCAAACGGAGTAGATCCAGAATATTCGGTTATTGGTCGTGTGGCGCGTAAGATTTGGGCAAAAGCCATGAAATTGAAATACGGAGCCAACGAAAGGGCACAAATGTTGAAATACCATATTCAGACTTCTGGACGTTCGTTACACGCACAGGAAATTGATTTCAACGATATTAGAACGACTTTACAAGCTTTGTATGCCATTTACGACAACTGTAATTCATTGCACACGAATGCTTACGACGAAGCGATTACCACACCAACAGAAGAGTCTGTACGTCGTGCGATGGCGATTCAGCTGATTATTAATAAAGAATTAGGTTTGGCGAAAAACGAAAACCCAATTCAAGGTTCGTTCATCATCGAAGAATTAACCGATTTAGTTGAAGAAGCTGTTCTACAAGAATTCGACCGAATCACAGAAAGAGGCGGAGTTCTAGGCGCAATGGAAACGATGTATCAGCGTTCTAAAATTCAGGAAGAAAGTTTGTATTACGAAACCTTAAAACACAACGGAGATTTCCCAATTGTGGGTGTAAATACATTTCTGAGTTCAAAAGGATCGCCAACGGTAATTCCGGCTGAGGTAATTCGTGCCACAGAAGAAGAAAAACAATACCAGATTACGATGCTGGACAACCTGCATAATTTTCACGAAGCAAAAGTAAACGAGCATTTAAGCCAGTTACAAGAAGCCGCAATTAAAAACGAAAACTTATTCGATTATTTAATGGAAGCTACAAAAGTTTGTTCGTTAGGTCAGATTACTTCGGCTTTGTTTGAGGTTGGTGGGCAGTATAGAAGGAATATGTAA